DNA sequence from the Selenomonas timonae genome:
CCCCCGCACGCACAAACGCCGTGAAGTGCGGGGCAAGCGCCGCCGCCGATGCCTGGAAGGTGAAGAAGTCCATATCGGCGTGCGCCCCATTGTTCGCACGGTCGACAAGTCCCGGCTTCGGCGTTGCTGCCACCTCAACGAGCAGGGATTCTACGGCGCAGGATGCAATGCGATCCGCGTCGCACACACGCCCTTCCAAGACTGCACTCAAAGGACGAGCGGCTTGATCTTGCGCACAACGTCGAGAATCGTACCATCACGTGCCTCAAGAACGGCGATGATTTGATCCTCCCACTCGAGCTCATCCGGCTCGCCCACGAGGCTGTACGCCTTCTCCTGCAACGCCTCGATGGTTGTATGCGCAATGTCTGCCGCATCCAGACATGCAATGAGATCCTTGCGTGCGGGATTGACGGCAATGCCGTAGTCCGTCACAAGTACATCCACGCAGTCCCCCGGCGTGGTGACAGTGACGACCTTCTTGCAGACCGTTGCCATGCGTCCGCGCACGAGCGGCGTCACAATGATGCAGCATTTGCTCCCCGCCGCCGTGTCGGGATGTCCGCCCGGCGCACCACGCAGCACGCCATCCGAGCCGGTCAGTACGTTGACGTTGAAGTCCGTGTCAATTTCGAGCGCCGCGAGTACCACAAAGTCGAGCTTGTTCACATATGCGCCCTTGTTTGCGGGGTTTGCATACTCGCTCGTAGAGATCTCAAGATGCTTGTCGGGATGCGCCGCAAGATGCGCAATCGCCTTCGTATCGAAATCCTGCGTATCGAGCAGCTTGCGCACGAGCCCCTTGTCCATGAGGTCGCAGATATTGCCGCCCATACCGCCGAGCGCAAAGCCCATCTCGATGTTGCGTTCGCGCATATAGTCCTCGAGATAGCGATTGACCGCAAGAGAGGGACCGCCGACGCCCGTCTGGAAGGAGAAGCCGTCCTTGAAGTACGGTGTCGCCGCCATGATCTTCGCACAGTTCTCTGCCATCATCAGGTTGCGCGGATCTTCCGTCACGCGCGCTTCCTTCGTTCCGATTTTCTTCGGATCGCCGATCTCGTCCACTACGACAACGTAGTCCACGTCGATGGATTGAATCGAAACGGGCGAGTTCGGGAACGGCACGAGCGTGTCCGTCACAACGACAACGTGATCTGCATAGCGCGAGTCTGCAACGGCATAGCCGAGCGTGCCGCAATTATTCTTGCCGCCCGTGCCGTTCGCGTTGCCGTAATCATCCGACGCCGACGCCGCGATGAACGTGATGTCGATGTGGAGTTCCCCCGTCTCAATCGCGCGCGGGCGTCCACCGTGACTGCGGATAATCGCAGGTGTCTTCAGCTTTCCTGCAGAGATGACCTCGCCAATTCGTCCGCGTACGCCCGAGGACTGGATGCCGATGATTTTCCCTTCCTCGATGTAATCCGCAAGCAGATCCTGCGCACTGCCGAGGGAGGTGGTCGCAACCGTCAGATCCTTCAGCCCCAACTCCTCCACGAGCACCTTCATGACCATGCTCGTCACATAGTCGCCGTTGCGGAAGGCGTGGTGAAAGGACACGGTTATGCCGTCATGCGCGCCGCATTTCTCACACGCCTCGCGGATGGAGGCGAGCACCTTGGATGCCTGCG
Encoded proteins:
- the citF gene encoding citrate lyase subunit alpha, with the protein product MKDAVGREIPEELLVGGKEVYQGKYYMDGKTFHKAGPNVRRAEKPQASKVLASIREACEKCGAHDGITVSFHHAFRNGDYVTSMVMKVLVEELGLKDLTVATTSLGSAQDLLADYIEEGKIIGIQSSGVRGRIGEVISAGKLKTPAIIRSHGGRPRAIETGELHIDITFIAASASDDYGNANGTGGKNNCGTLGYAVADSRYADHVVVVTDTLVPFPNSPVSIQSIDVDYVVVVDEIGDPKKIGTKEARVTEDPRNLMMAENCAKIMAATPYFKDGFSFQTGVGGPSLAVNRYLEDYMRERNIEMGFALGGMGGNICDLMDKGLVRKLLDTQDFDTKAIAHLAAHPDKHLEISTSEYANPANKGAYVNKLDFVVLAALEIDTDFNVNVLTGSDGVLRGAPGGHPDTAAGSKCCIIVTPLVRGRMATVCKKVVTVTTPGDCVDVLVTDYGIAVNPARKDLIACLDAADIAHTTIEALQEKAYSLVGEPDELEWEDQIIAVLEARDGTILDVVRKIKPLVL